One Candidatus Cloacimonadota bacterium DNA window includes the following coding sequences:
- a CDS encoding aspartate-semialdehyde dehydrogenase, which produces MQLAIVGATGEVGRMMLKVLEERELSIDELFLYASEKSAGTLLKYRGEDFEVRKLTQQAMQQSYDYLLFSAGKQVSLEYAPIAETKGNTIIDNSSAFRRTHPLIVPEINGDLLKKYQGIIANPNCSTIQLVLAVYPMHMHYELDEVVISTYQSVSGAGNRGIKALQGERAGDKWVSTESPFSREIDLNVIPQIGQFDETGYCEEEQKMIFEIRKILNIPTLKVAVTTVRVPVLYGHAESVFVRFKEMIEVDEITPLFNSIGALKYYPKDLITPKEIGNSELSHIARVRKGVDDHSLLFWNVAHNVRLGAATNAVKIMEHLIALRETSE; this is translated from the coding sequence ATGCAACTGGCAATAGTTGGAGCAACCGGTGAAGTTGGCAGGATGATGTTAAAAGTTCTGGAGGAGAGGGAGTTGTCCATAGACGAACTCTTTTTATATGCATCTGAAAAGTCTGCTGGAACTCTTCTCAAGTATCGTGGAGAGGATTTTGAAGTGAGAAAACTGACTCAGCAGGCGATGCAGCAATCTTATGATTATCTGCTCTTTTCAGCCGGAAAGCAGGTTTCGTTAGAATACGCACCAATAGCAGAAACTAAGGGTAATACAATCATAGATAATTCTTCTGCCTTTCGCAGAACTCATCCATTGATAGTTCCGGAGATTAACGGAGATCTTCTTAAGAAATATCAGGGTATTATAGCCAATCCTAATTGTTCGACTATCCAGCTGGTGTTAGCTGTTTATCCAATGCACATGCATTACGAACTCGATGAAGTGGTGATAAGCACCTATCAATCGGTATCCGGAGCTGGTAACCGTGGCATAAAGGCACTACAAGGAGAAAGAGCAGGGGATAAATGGGTTTCAACTGAGTCACCCTTTTCCAGAGAGATCGATCTGAATGTCATACCGCAAATTGGTCAATTTGATGAGACCGGTTATTGCGAAGAGGAACAGAAGATGATCTTTGAGATCAGGAAGATCTTGAATATTCCAACATTAAAAGTTGCTGTGACCACGGTTCGGGTTCCTGTGCTCTACGGGCATGCTGAGTCTGTCTTTGTCAGATTCAAAGAGATGATCGAAGTGGATGAAATTACACCTCTTTTTAATTCTATCGGAGCATTGAAGTATTATCCGAAAGACCTTATCACTCCTAAAGAGATAGGTAATTCGGAGTTGAGCCATATTGCCAGAGTGCGGAAAGGTGTTGACGATCATTCATTGCTCTTTTGGAATGTAGCTCATAATGTACGGTTAGGGGCTGCTACTAATGCAGTCAAGATCATGGAACATTTAATTGCTCTGAGAGAAACAAGTGAGTAA
- a CDS encoding amidohydrolase produces the protein MKHLYEVRKELHKIPELAFQEFKTTEFILNYLKKFPLIKCHTFSFPGVLVEYTQGEGDYQLFRTDMDGLPLQEQTGCDFSSQHEGIMHACGHDIHMTVLIGLIEEVISQKYKKNILFLFQPAEERFGGAEKVLFSGILDKYPIKEVYALHVHPSFPKGTIASNPTVLFGIPQEFDIVFKGVSAHAANPQKGKDAIAAGCHFYQTLKQSISEVLPADERYIYHVGKISGGATGNVIADECILQGTLRALTKENMAKLKRKMIETAKMSAAQFQTEIDIKLICSYDPVVNSPRLYDKLKKCLDPGLRLEEVEPTLFGEDFGFFTTRYESLMFFIGADSPQYDLHSPFFLPAEDAIITGIMAFKSLIDCGE, from the coding sequence ATGAAACACTTATATGAAGTAAGAAAAGAGTTACACAAGATCCCCGAACTTGCTTTCCAAGAATTTAAAACTACCGAATTTATTCTTAACTATTTGAAAAAATTCCCCCTCATAAAGTGTCATACATTTTCTTTTCCGGGTGTTTTAGTTGAATATACTCAAGGTGAGGGTGACTATCAGCTCTTTCGTACCGATATGGACGGGCTTCCTCTGCAAGAGCAGACCGGTTGTGATTTTTCATCACAACATGAGGGTATAATGCATGCCTGCGGACATGATATACATATGACGGTTTTGATCGGTCTCATTGAAGAGGTGATCTCTCAGAAATACAAGAAGAATATCCTATTTCTCTTTCAACCGGCAGAAGAGAGATTTGGGGGTGCAGAGAAAGTCCTCTTTTCAGGAATATTAGATAAGTATCCGATCAAAGAGGTATATGCCCTACATGTTCATCCCTCTTTTCCCAAAGGAACAATAGCTTCGAATCCTACGGTTCTTTTTGGTATTCCACAGGAATTTGATATAGTTTTTAAAGGAGTAAGTGCTCATGCTGCCAATCCTCAAAAGGGTAAAGATGCCATTGCTGCCGGATGTCATTTCTATCAAACTCTGAAACAGAGCATATCAGAGGTATTACCGGCAGATGAGAGATATATCTATCATGTAGGAAAGATATCTGGTGGAGCTACTGGGAATGTCATTGCCGATGAGTGTATTCTGCAGGGAACATTGAGGGCACTAACGAAAGAGAATATGGCGAAACTAAAAAGGAAAATGATCGAAACGGCAAAAATGTCAGCAGCCCAATTCCAAACTGAAATAGATATAAAGTTAATCTGTTCTTATGATCCCGTGGTCAACTCACCGAGGTTATATGATAAACTGAAGAAATGTCTTGATCCCGGATTAAGACTGGAAGAGGTAGAACCGACTCTTTTCGGAGAAGATTTCGGATTCTTTACAACCAGATATGAGAGTTTGATGTTCTTCATAGGTGCTGATTCTCCTCAATACGACCTGCATTCACCCTTTTTTCTCCCCGCTGAAGATGCGATCATTACCGGTATAATGGCGTTTAAATCTCTGATCGACTGTGGAGAATAG
- a CDS encoding acylphosphatase, producing MLKKLEIIVIGRVQGIGYRAFTIRVAENLDIKGSVRNLSNGNVQVIAIGEEENMEQFIEKLKKGPTFSLVQKVKIREIETTEPYKDFRVEF from the coding sequence ATGTTAAAGAAACTTGAGATTATCGTAATTGGGCGAGTACAGGGGATCGGTTATCGGGCATTTACTATCAGAGTAGCTGAAAATCTCGATATCAAAGGGTCCGTAAGAAATCTATCCAACGGTAATGTTCAAGTTATAGCAATAGGCGAAGAAGAGAATATGGAACAGTTCATCGAGAAGCTAAAAAAGGGTCCTACCTTTTCTTTGGTACAAAAGGTTAAAATAAGAGAAATAGAGACAACAGAACCCTATAAGGATTTTCGTGTTGAGTTTTAG
- a CDS encoding LysM peptidoglycan-binding domain-containing protein gives MSFRSYLVFIILLFNLCGCAYAFRSNPVYITQSESYHIVQSGDTLFSISQKYSIPVDQLRLYNNLDSDRIIVGQKIYLTPSVQMKNEYVTVRSIPESGYHVVQRGETVYRISKMYDLEIMDILDYNNLESFDIKVDQKIWLVPGMVERAELPERPEVDSEEQEAVQQEATYHIVQAGENLFRISLRYGMTVDQLKEINNLTSDAISVGQRLVVVPGEPRREPPPPPGIATRRTDLILPVEGRVVSEFGRRGDSDHKGIDITAPIGTPILAVLDGKVGYVGIARGYGNVVIIDHGDNIMTVYAHNERNLVRLGDEVKQGQPIATVGQSGNATGPHLHFEYRVSGKAINPREVLPRL, from the coding sequence TTGAGTTTTAGAAGTTATCTTGTATTCATCATACTCCTATTTAACCTATGCGGTTGTGCTTATGCATTCAGAAGTAATCCGGTGTATATTACTCAGTCAGAGAGTTATCACATTGTGCAAAGCGGCGATACATTATTTAGTATCAGCCAAAAATATTCTATACCGGTAGATCAGTTGAGATTATATAATAACCTCGATTCAGATAGGATTATTGTCGGACAGAAGATCTACCTCACCCCAAGCGTACAAATGAAAAACGAATATGTAACTGTGCGTTCGATCCCGGAGAGTGGCTATCATGTTGTTCAAAGAGGTGAGACGGTATATAGAATATCTAAGATGTACGACCTGGAGATCATGGATATTTTGGACTATAATAACTTAGAGTCCTTTGATATTAAGGTAGATCAAAAGATCTGGCTTGTGCCGGGTATGGTTGAAAGAGCTGAGTTACCAGAGAGACCAGAAGTAGATAGTGAAGAACAAGAAGCTGTACAACAAGAGGCTACCTATCACATAGTTCAAGCGGGTGAAAATCTCTTTCGTATCTCTCTTCGTTACGGAATGACGGTCGATCAGTTGAAGGAGATTAATAATCTGACAAGTGATGCTATCAGTGTTGGTCAAAGATTGGTAGTTGTACCGGGCGAACCACGCAGAGAACCTCCACCACCTCCAGGTATCGCAACGAGAAGAACGGATCTGATCTTACCAGTTGAAGGCAGGGTAGTGTCGGAATTTGGTAGGCGAGGAGATTCAGATCATAAAGGTATTGATATCACTGCCCCCATTGGTACTCCTATCCTTGCAGTATTAGACGGTAAGGTCGGTTATGTTGGCATAGCAAGAGGTTATGGGAATGTAGTGATCATTGATCACGGTGACAATATCATGACTGTATATGCTCACAATGAGAGAAATCTGGTCAGGTTAGGAGATGAGGTCAAACAAGGTCAACCGATAGCGACGGTAGGTCAATCGGGAAATGCTACCGGTCCTCATTTACATTTTGAATACAGGGTAAGTGGTAAAGCTATCAATCCACGTGAAGTACTGCCACGTCTTTAA
- a CDS encoding MerR family transcriptional regulator translates to MSVRKEMELMSIGQVARKLGIHEQTIRAYERKGLIRPQRTEKQTRFFTKEDMTGIIVIITLTQELGLNLAGVKILLNFARRFNMSNDELIDFIEDHKNSLQLVT, encoded by the coding sequence ATGTCTGTCCGAAAAGAAATGGAATTAATGTCTATAGGCCAAGTGGCAAGAAAATTGGGGATTCACGAACAGACTATCCGAGCTTATGAAAGAAAAGGGCTGATAAGACCACAGAGGACAGAAAAGCAGACCAGATTTTTTACTAAAGAAGATATGACGGGGATAATTGTTATTATCACCTTGACACAAGAATTGGGACTTAATCTGGCAGGAGTAAAAATACTGCTTAATTTTGCCAGAAGATTTAATATGAGCAATGACGAACTGATTGATTTTATCGAAGACCATAAGAATTCACTACAACTTGTAACGTAA
- a CDS encoding RNA polymerase sigma factor RpoD/SigA: MSENIYEDEGLQKYLKEISDTPTLTREEEQKLAKRAKKGDQEAIQKLIESNLKFVVSIAARYQNRGLSYAELISEGNMGLIKAIEKFDPDRDIKLISYAVWWIKQRIMFALAEKTNIIRVPLGKSNALSKLKSAQHKFKNETGEEPTLDELALETKLKKKNIKKLRDKNVDTLSLDDVTVTGRNDQVQLIDLISDTTTLDPQSRYYRDKTEKKIKDSIAGLDSRSALVIQLYFGLGGEERKNFAEIAEILGLSRERIRQIHKEALKKILKDIQSESENHIDYIVAHSL; this comes from the coding sequence ATGAGCGAGAATATTTACGAAGATGAAGGGTTGCAGAAGTATCTGAAAGAGATTTCTGATACTCCGACACTGACTCGTGAAGAGGAACAAAAATTGGCTAAGAGAGCCAAGAAAGGTGATCAAGAAGCTATTCAGAAGCTGATTGAATCTAACCTTAAATTCGTTGTTTCTATTGCAGCCCGCTATCAGAATCGAGGTCTTTCCTATGCAGAACTGATCAGTGAAGGGAATATGGGGCTGATCAAAGCGATCGAAAAATTCGATCCTGATAGGGATATCAAGCTAATATCTTATGCTGTATGGTGGATCAAACAGAGAATTATGTTTGCCTTGGCTGAGAAGACTAATATTATCAGGGTTCCTTTGGGAAAATCAAATGCATTGTCTAAACTCAAGAGTGCCCAACATAAATTTAAGAATGAAACAGGAGAAGAACCGACTTTAGACGAATTAGCATTAGAGACTAAGCTTAAGAAAAAGAATATAAAAAAACTTCGTGATAAAAATGTAGATACACTCTCCTTAGACGATGTCACTGTAACCGGTCGTAATGATCAAGTGCAATTAATAGATTTGATCAGCGATACTACGACCTTGGATCCACAATCGAGATACTATCGGGATAAAACAGAAAAGAAGATCAAAGACTCTATCGCCGGATTGGACTCTCGCTCTGCATTAGTGATCCAGTTGTATTTCGGTTTAGGTGGTGAAGAACGGAAGAATTTTGCCGAGATAGCTGAAATATTAGGGCTTTCCAGAGAACGGATACGACAGATACATAAAGAGGCGTTGAAGAAGATCTTGAAAGATATCCAGAGTGAATCCGAAAACCATATAGATTATATTGTTGCCCATAGTTTATGA
- a CDS encoding bifunctional enoyl-CoA hydratase/phosphate acetyltransferase, with translation MIKDFNQLIAKVKEMPNKTVVIAAAQSATALEAAVMAKKENLAESLLVGDKKYIQEFLQKKYKKFAGSFKIIDTGEDLEKACQESVKAINSNKGHLILKGKADTAILLKAVLDKETGLRTGSILSDVLVYEHPDKLMLMSDGGINLYPEIQEKIAIINNAVKVAKALEIEMPRVAVLAAVEAVNPKMPCTIDASLLAKMNDRKQIPDCYVDGPLAFDNAVSEEAAKTKGIESEVAGKADVLIVPNIEAGNIFGKALTYYCHYRVAHVVMGAKVPILIASRADDAETKKLSMALGILSAM, from the coding sequence ATGATAAAAGATTTTAACCAGTTGATTGCTAAAGTAAAAGAGATGCCGAATAAGACGGTTGTCATAGCTGCTGCCCAATCTGCTACTGCTCTGGAAGCTGCTGTAATGGCAAAAAAGGAGAATCTGGCAGAATCACTACTCGTAGGTGATAAAAAATATATTCAAGAATTTCTGCAAAAAAAGTATAAGAAATTTGCCGGCTCATTCAAGATAATCGACACGGGAGAAGATTTAGAAAAGGCATGTCAGGAATCGGTAAAGGCAATTAACAGTAATAAAGGGCACCTTATCTTGAAGGGAAAGGCGGATACAGCTATTCTGTTAAAAGCAGTTCTCGATAAAGAGACCGGCCTGAGGACCGGAAGCATATTAAGCGATGTTCTCGTCTATGAGCATCCTGACAAATTGATGCTGATGAGTGACGGCGGAATAAATCTCTATCCTGAGATACAGGAGAAGATAGCGATTATTAATAATGCGGTTAAAGTAGCCAAAGCATTGGAGATCGAGATGCCGAGAGTTGCTGTATTAGCCGCGGTAGAAGCGGTTAATCCCAAAATGCCTTGTACCATTGATGCCTCGCTCTTAGCAAAGATGAATGATCGGAAACAGATCCCGGACTGTTATGTTGACGGTCCGTTGGCTTTTGATAATGCAGTGAGTGAAGAAGCAGCCAAAACGAAGGGTATCGAATCGGAAGTTGCGGGGAAAGCAGATGTACTCATTGTTCCAAATATTGAAGCGGGTAATATCTTCGGGAAGGCGTTGACCTATTATTGTCATTATCGTGTTGCTCATGTTGTTATGGGTGCTAAAGTTCCGATCCTGATCGCCTCCAGAGCAGATGATGCCGAGACAAAGAAGCTCTCCATGGCTCTGGGAATTCTATCTGCTATGTAA
- a CDS encoding 23S rRNA (pseudouridine(1915)-N(3))-methyltransferase RlmH, with protein MMPRQRSSPWLWEFYLLCKIMIIRILWVGKNKDSYIKSAIEEFLKRIRPYAEIAITNILEVALSGTNNPEVVIRQEGMAINKYLDEKLKSFTKTPFIVCLDYQGVMYDSAEFADFIAEKASYNDILFVIGGVYGLAEEVKRRCNLILSLSKLTFTHQMVRIILLEQLYRAFTIIHGKKYHY; from the coding sequence ATGATGCCGAGACAAAGAAGCTCTCCATGGCTCTGGGAATTCTATCTGCTATGTAAAATAATGATCATCAGAATACTTTGGGTTGGCAAGAATAAAGATAGCTACATCAAATCGGCTATAGAGGAATTTTTGAAGAGGATCAGACCCTATGCGGAGATTGCCATAACAAATATACTGGAAGTAGCTCTCAGCGGAACAAATAATCCGGAAGTTGTTATCAGGCAAGAGGGTATGGCTATCAATAAGTATCTTGATGAAAAACTGAAATCGTTTACCAAAACGCCCTTTATTGTCTGTCTGGATTATCAGGGCGTTATGTATGATTCTGCTGAATTTGCCGATTTCATAGCAGAAAAAGCTTCCTATAACGATATTCTTTTTGTCATAGGTGGGGTTTACGGTCTGGCAGAAGAGGTTAAGAGGAGATGTAACCTAATATTGAGTCTGTCCAAGTTAACCTTTACTCATCAAATGGTGAGGATCATACTTTTAGAACAGTTATACCGTGCTTTCACCATCATTCACGGGAAAAAATACCATTATTAA
- the cdd gene encoding cytidine deaminase has protein sequence MKNDDLKLIDAARKAADRAYAPYSGYKVGAAIRSKKGNIYTGCNIENASYSLTVCAERNALAQAVINGEKEFSVIAIYVDSDMLFPPCGACRQVLSEFSLDLRVIYANKNEIHTALIKELLPESFQLRKV, from the coding sequence ATGAAAAACGATGATCTTAAATTGATAGACGCAGCAAGAAAGGCAGCAGATAGAGCTTATGCTCCTTATTCCGGTTATAAGGTCGGGGCTGCAATTAGAAGCAAAAAAGGGAATATTTATACCGGCTGTAATATCGAGAATGCTTCTTATTCTTTAACGGTTTGTGCAGAAAGGAATGCCTTAGCACAAGCAGTCATAAACGGAGAGAAAGAGTTTAGTGTCATAGCAATATACGTTGATTCGGATATGCTCTTTCCACCATGTGGCGCCTGCCGACAGGTGTTGAGTGAGTTTTCTCTCGATCTAAGGGTTATTTACGCCAATAAGAATGAAATCCACACAGCTTTGATCAAGGAGTTATTACCGGAAAGCTTCCAGTTGAGAAAAGTGTAG
- a CDS encoding indolepyruvate ferredoxin oxidoreductase, with protein MQKLLLLGDEALAQGALDAGLSGVYAYPGTPSTEITEYIQRNKEAMERKVHSEWSANEKTALEASLGMSYAGKRTMSCMKHVGLNVAADPYVNSALTGANGGIIVAVADDPSMHSSQNEQDSRFYGKFAMLPALEPCNQQEAYDMAFYAFELSEKYKIPILVRLTTRLAHSRAGIERKPVLKENELKLPEDIHQFVLLPAIARRKYKNLLAMQKDFLMESENSPFNSYIDGPDKKMGIIACGLAYNYLMENFPEGKSPYPVLKIGQYPIPESLVMRIANECESLLILEEGAPLVEEMLRGYMNKPLVIKGRLDGTLPRDGELNPNLVRIALGMEDLTGQSIPEIVVPRPPVLCVGCPHTDTYKALKEVIDEYGSGHVFSDIGCYTLGALPPFRVINSCVDMGASLTMAIGAADAGLFPSIAVIGDSTFTHSGITGLLDAVNAKSNIVLFILDNNTTAMTGGQTSPGAGKLEDICKGIGVEEEHIRIIVPLTRNHEEFVKLIKEEIAYDGVSVIIPRRECIQTLTKKMRKK; from the coding sequence ATGCAAAAACTTCTCTTGTTAGGCGATGAAGCTTTAGCACAGGGAGCTTTAGATGCCGGTCTTTCAGGTGTATATGCCTATCCCGGTACACCTTCGACAGAGATTACCGAGTATATTCAACGCAATAAAGAGGCGATGGAACGAAAAGTTCACAGTGAATGGTCTGCTAATGAAAAGACGGCACTGGAAGCTAGTTTGGGGATGTCCTATGCCGGAAAACGTACAATGAGTTGTATGAAACATGTTGGGCTCAATGTAGCAGCTGATCCCTATGTAAATTCTGCACTTACGGGAGCTAATGGGGGTATAATAGTAGCAGTGGCTGACGATCCTTCAATGCACTCTTCTCAAAATGAGCAAGATTCCAGATTTTACGGGAAATTTGCTATGCTACCGGCCTTAGAACCCTGTAACCAGCAAGAAGCTTATGATATGGCTTTTTATGCCTTTGAACTGTCGGAAAAGTACAAGATACCAATTCTGGTTAGATTGACTACCAGATTGGCTCATTCTCGAGCAGGAATAGAGAGAAAACCGGTATTGAAAGAAAATGAATTGAAACTACCGGAAGACATACATCAATTTGTGCTTCTTCCTGCTATAGCACGCCGTAAATATAAAAACCTCTTAGCTATGCAGAAGGATTTTTTAATGGAATCGGAAAACTCACCATTCAATAGCTATATCGATGGTCCAGACAAAAAGATGGGCATTATTGCCTGTGGACTGGCTTACAATTATCTAATGGAGAATTTTCCGGAAGGGAAATCTCCTTATCCTGTCTTGAAGATCGGGCAATATCCAATTCCTGAATCTCTTGTGATGCGAATAGCCAATGAATGTGAATCTCTCTTGATTCTGGAAGAGGGTGCTCCTCTGGTTGAGGAGATGTTGCGCGGTTATATGAATAAACCCCTAGTTATTAAAGGACGGCTCGACGGGACTTTACCTCGAGATGGTGAATTAAACCCTAACTTGGTGCGAATTGCCTTAGGAATGGAAGATCTAACCGGACAATCAATACCGGAAATAGTGGTTCCCAGACCACCAGTACTCTGCGTGGGATGTCCTCATACCGATACTTATAAAGCATTAAAAGAGGTTATAGACGAATATGGCAGTGGACATGTTTTTTCTGATATCGGATGTTATACGCTCGGTGCCTTACCACCATTCAGAGTAATAAACAGCTGTGTTGATATGGGGGCATCCCTTACAATGGCTATTGGAGCTGCTGATGCCGGTTTGTTCCCCTCTATTGCCGTGATCGGTGATTCAACATTTACTCATTCCGGAATTACGGGTCTCTTAGATGCAGTAAATGCAAAATCGAATATAGTTCTGTTTATCCTCGATAATAATACTACTGCAATGACAGGAGGTCAAACTTCTCCCGGTGCTGGTAAATTGGAAGATATCTGTAAAGGTATCGGAGTAGAAGAGGAACATATAAGAATTATTGTTCCCTTAACTCGTAATCACGAAGAATTTGTAAAGCTGATTAAAGAAGAGATAGCTTATGATGGTGTATCGGTCATTATCCCACGTCGGGAATGTATCCAAACATTAACCAAGAAGATGCGCAAGAAATAG
- a CDS encoding indolepyruvate oxidoreductase subunit beta, whose protein sequence is MKSDIILAGVGGQGILTIATIIGYAALESNLHLKQSEVHGMSQRGGDVQSHLRISDKEIFSDLIPLGSANIIVSVEPMESLRYLPFLAKDGWLITNTTPYINTATYPEKDKLLAEIGKLPHSITIDADILAKEMGAPRAMNMIMLGAVTEFIDLPYEKFQEGIKFIFNRKGEDIVNVNLKAMDRGKEIAQKR, encoded by the coding sequence ATGAAATCTGATATTATTTTAGCCGGTGTAGGTGGACAGGGGATTTTGACGATAGCGACGATAATTGGCTATGCTGCTCTGGAATCTAACCTCCATCTCAAACAATCTGAAGTACATGGTATGAGTCAGCGTGGAGGAGATGTTCAATCCCATTTGCGTATCTCAGATAAAGAGATCTTCTCTGATCTCATACCTTTAGGTAGTGCGAATATAATTGTTTCCGTAGAGCCGATGGAATCGTTAAGATATTTACCTTTTTTGGCTAAAGATGGATGGTTGATTACCAATACAACTCCATATATTAATACTGCCACTTATCCTGAGAAAGATAAACTACTCGCAGAAATAGGAAAACTTCCGCATAGTATTACGATTGATGCGGACATTTTAGCGAAAGAGATGGGTGCACCAAGAGCTATGAATATGATCATGCTGGGAGCTGTTACGGAATTTATAGATTTACCTTACGAAAAATTTCAGGAAGGGATCAAATTCATCTTTAATAGGAAAGGTGAAGATATCGTTAATGTTAACCTAAAAGCTATGGATAGAGGTAAAGAAATAGCTCAGAAAAGATAA